From Pseudoalteromonas piratica:
AAAAATTTCATTCGTAATCGCATCTAGTTTTTGCTTGTATTCTTCAGGGGATTTAGGTGCATCATCACCTCTTAATCGCATGATTTCTTTCTCAGCTTTCTTTTTACAATGACTCAAACACACACCTTGAACAGCAAACATAGCTATCTCCTTATATGCATAAAAGTAAATTAGGGTACTGCAGGCCAATAGGCGCAAATGGGATATCGTCATCAAAATCCATTGGTGGCTCCATTGGGTGTGATGGGCCACCTTGATACGCGCTGTGGCTGGCGCTTTGTAATGCTGGCGCTGATTTGCTTGGTTGTTGATTAAAGCCTGATCCGGCTTGCTGCGGTGCAAAACCTGACTGTTGATTTTGTTGACCTTGAAAACCACCTACACTATTTGTTGCGTTTTCACTGCGACCGCCTAGCATTTGCATTTGACCGGTGAAGCCATCAACTACTATTTCTGTGGTGTATTTGTCTTGGCCTTGTTGATCCTGCCATTTCCGTGTTTGCAATTTACCTTCAATATAAATTTGCGAACCTTTGCGGCAGTATTCGCCAACCACTTCTGCCACCTTGCCGAAAAATACAACGCGATGCCATTCAGTTTTATCAACCATCTGGCCCGTGTTCTTATCCTTGTAGCTCTCAGATGTTGCAAGAGTAATATTTGCTACAGCATTGCCATTTGGCATATATCTAACTTCAGGATCCTGCCCCATATTTCCTACGAGGATCACTTTGTTTATCCCTCGGCTCATTATGCCATTACTCCTATTAATGGAAGCGCACATGCTACAACTGCTAGTGCAAGATAAGAAATTAAGCGAACAGTGTATTGTAACTGTTTTTGCTTTCTCTCTTTGTCTGCTCGGCAACTGTTACCACCTTTGTACATCATTGAATCTGTCATTGATTTCATTTGTTTTTCCTTGGTCGGTTTTGGTTTTATCTGTTAGCGCCTAGCTGAGTTCTAGAGGTGCCTCAACAGGTCTTGTGATACAGATTAGTGTATCAATAGCTGTTGGTCAACCATAAAAATACAAATAAATTAAACGCGAATTGTTGTTTGTTAACAGTTTTAAAGTTGGTAAGGTTGTTAAACCTCTGTTTTAAAAGCTTTTTCTGGAAAGTTGTGAATATAATTATTTTAATTTCTTGATAAAGAAAAGTGTATGGGTTCTAATGTTTGTGTATTTTTACAATCAACTCAAGCAGGAGAAATGACATGAAACATAAATATTCTTACATTCCAGGTGGTGATAATGGCACTGATGAAGTTCGTAATGATTAGCCTCTAAAACATTCTTAAGGAAGGGACAATGACTCTAATAAATTACGTTACCTATGACTTTTATACATTTCTAACCGCATTATCCGCTTTAGTTGCCTTGTTAACTAAAGACGCGCAATGGTTTTTATACTCAATGCTAGTTTGTTTGTTTATGTTCTTAGGTTGGCAAACTCATGAATTTATTAAGTCACTAGATCCCTTTATTGCTTATCGCTATTTTTACTACTCAATCTGTGAGCTGCTTTTTTTATTCATCTTGCTAAAGCTGTGGTCAAAAGGGTTGATAATTAATAGCCAATACTTCTTGGCTTTAGCACTATCTATATCTCTAATAATAACTTGGCTTTTGCGATATATTGACAGGCAGTATTTTGACTTAACTTTTACCGCTGAGATATATGGCTACATCATCCCAACAATCAATGGGATGTTTGCTATAAGCTGTTCCCTACCTGGGTTAACTAAATTACTTAAAAAATATAAGGGTTAATATGGATATTTTATTGGCTATAACCGTTGTAATTGTTCTTGTTTCTATTTTTCATTTATTAAAGAAAAGTTATCAGCACGCCAAAAGCAAAGGGCTCTTAGGTAATAAAGTTATCGTTACTGAAGAATTCTATAATGCTGCGGAAGAGGTAGTAGATGCTGTTTTAAGATCCAAATCTAAAGAGGAATGTGATATGCGGTTACTGGATGCCGCAACCAGAATTAGAACGGAGATTAAAAAGAGACAAAACACATCAAAATTTAATGCGAAAAATTTCGCAAGTTACGTAAATTCGAATCAATAGCCTAGAACTATCTGACTGATTTCACAAAAAACCCCAAGCATAAAGCTCGGGGTTTTTCATTATCAAAATAAATTAACTCAAATGAAACTAGCAATATCAGTTAACATTACTGCCTTTTAGCTTTGTTAAAACATAGCCATGAGCAGCATCTGGACCACTTTGTATATACTCATGTGCCGCTTCTTTGATTGTAGCATTAATCCAAGCCCTATCTTCAACACCTGCAAGATGACAAATGTTTAACACGCAGTCTATCGCCGTTTCAACTGCATCCATTGGGAAAGCTTCACCTTTATCTATTGGCTTTCCTTCATCATTAAATCCTAAAGGGTTAATCATGTCCCCAGGGGACACATTGAATGCTGCGGCGAATGCATCAATAGTTTTTGATTGGAAGTCTTTTCCAGCTAATACATTCGTAACAGTGTTTCCATGTAGGATATGATCACCATTATCTGCAGCAAGAGCGCAAATCTCTTTATTGTTTAACCCAGTAACTTTTTTTAACTTTTTTAAGTTCTGTACCAATGCTGTTTTAGAGTCCACTTTCAAAGCCACAAAAATAAATTTTATAAATCATAGCAACACAATACCTACTATTGAACTGTTTATTTATACAGTGAAAAATAAATTAATCAATTGTATCAATGGTTTATTTGAAATTCAGAAATATCATGTTGACAATTTAAATATAAAATACAAAATACTGTATCAGTAATAAAAATAAGTGTTTCAAAAATGAATAGCATAATCGTTTCTGCAATTAAAAGAGCCATTAGAGAAAATAGAGTTGACGAATACTCTCAAGTCACTGGAGTTTCTCGCACTCGACTATATCAACTATCGAACGAAGCATCACCTAATGTAACGGTCAAAACAGCTGAGAAAATTCTAGAAGTAGAGAAGCACCCATTACTTAACGAAATCAGAAAGTATTCAAATGCGGCCTAGTAGTTGCCAATGGATTGGTGACTGAAAGGAGAAAGGAAAGCTGCACGAAGTTCGGCAGCTAACAGATAAAACAAAGCCCGTACTTACCGACCAAAGTGATTACGGGCCTCATCCAACGGAGATAAGTATGGCATCTAGAAATTTAATTATCAACCTTTGCTGTGTAGGGGGTTCTCTATGAGCATGGAGCTTACTGCGAAAGCACTAGACACCGAAGTGGGTAATTCACTTCGCAAATTAATTCTAGTTAAGCTGGCTGATAATGCTAATGATCAAGGTATTGCATGGCCAAGTCATCAGCACTTGGCTGACATATGTGAAACAACTAGAAGATCTGTGATTACGCATTTAGGCAAGTTGGCAGCGATGGGCTTTATATCCATTAAGCAACGTAAAACAGCGGCTGATAGAAATCAGAGTAATCTTTACTTCCTGCACCCGGACAAGTGGCCAAAAGTTCAGCGCACCCAAAATAAAGCTGGGTGTGAAAATTTTTCACCACTAGAGGAAGAAGCAGAAGAAAACACTAGTGAAAAACTTTCACATAGTAGTAAACCTAATTCACCTAGTAGTGATCCTAATTCACTAACGAGTAGTGATCCTATTTCACAGAGAACCAGTCACTCTTTAGAACCAATCAATGA
This genomic window contains:
- a CDS encoding helix-turn-helix domain-containing protein gives rise to the protein MSMELTAKALDTEVGNSLRKLILVKLADNANDQGIAWPSHQHLADICETTRRSVITHLGKLAAMGFISIKQRKTAADRNQSNLYFLHPDKWPKVQRTQNKAGCENFSPLEEEAEENTSEKLSHSSKPNSPSSDPNSLTSSDPISQRTSHSLEPINENICNLGKADFSAEQIVELFNQFLPSLPKVKKLTSTRISAITARTKQELKTLNAWRDFFDAVSNSDFLMGKTSSWQATFDWITKESNFVKIIEGNYDNKSFSGPSSQAVADPNWYKDLGL
- the ssb gene encoding single-stranded DNA-binding protein → MSRGINKVILVGNMGQDPEVRYMPNGNAVANITLATSESYKDKNTGQMVDKTEWHRVVFFGKVAEVVGEYCRKGSQIYIEGKLQTRKWQDQQGQDKYTTEIVVDGFTGQMQMLGGRSENATNSVGGFQGQQNQQSGFAPQQAGSGFNQQPSKSAPALQSASHSAYQGGPSHPMEPPMDFDDDIPFAPIGLQYPNLLLCI